A region of Pyxidicoccus parkwaysis DNA encodes the following proteins:
- a CDS encoding aldehyde dehydrogenase family protein, whose translation MSTHIVDNPYTGDVAASVEPTSPAQLDAVLERARSASRALRAMRVEERVKLVLRACDAMEKRTDAIARDITRQMGKPLSQARGEVGGMAGRLRHMASIAPESLADIVLPPKDGFERRIAKEPLGVVLDLPAWNYPLLTAVNAVAPAVLAGNAVVVKHSPRTPLCGEHFARAFVEAGAPEGTVQAIFLDYAATEKLVGDARVDHVLFTGSVLGGHKMQAAAKDRFLHIGLELGGNDPAYVAPDCDFDKTVENIVDGAMYNAGQSCCAVERVYVHQSLYQRFVDAVEPLVRAYVMGDPESDKTTLGPIAQPWHPAELETFVEDATRRGAKLICGGRTTQVNGRGRFFEPTLLKDVSAEAKVMREESFGPLLPISPVSSDEEALARMNASSLGLTASVWTSDRDRADRLARQLEAGTVYMNRCDSLDPALPWSGVKSSGRGVTLSALGFDSLTRPKALHYRLRF comes from the coding sequence ATGAGCACACACATCGTCGACAACCCGTACACCGGCGACGTCGCCGCCTCGGTGGAGCCCACTTCTCCCGCGCAGCTCGATGCGGTGCTGGAGCGCGCGCGGAGCGCATCCCGCGCACTGCGCGCCATGCGTGTGGAGGAGCGCGTGAAGCTGGTGCTGCGCGCCTGCGATGCGATGGAGAAGCGCACCGACGCCATCGCCCGCGACATCACCCGGCAGATGGGCAAGCCCCTGTCGCAGGCACGCGGAGAAGTAGGCGGCATGGCCGGACGGCTGCGCCACATGGCGTCGATTGCGCCCGAGTCGCTCGCGGACATCGTCCTGCCACCCAAGGACGGCTTCGAGCGGCGCATCGCGAAGGAGCCGCTCGGCGTGGTGTTGGATTTGCCCGCGTGGAACTACCCGCTGCTCACCGCGGTGAATGCGGTGGCGCCGGCCGTGCTGGCGGGCAACGCGGTGGTGGTGAAGCACTCGCCGCGCACGCCGCTGTGTGGCGAGCACTTCGCCCGCGCCTTCGTGGAAGCAGGCGCGCCCGAGGGCACGGTGCAGGCCATCTTCCTGGACTACGCCGCGACGGAGAAGCTGGTGGGCGACGCGCGCGTGGACCACGTGCTCTTCACGGGCTCGGTGCTGGGCGGGCACAAGATGCAGGCGGCGGCGAAGGACCGCTTCCTGCACATCGGCCTGGAGCTGGGCGGCAATGACCCGGCCTACGTCGCGCCGGACTGCGACTTCGACAAGACGGTGGAGAACATCGTCGACGGCGCCATGTACAACGCGGGCCAGAGCTGCTGCGCGGTGGAGCGCGTGTACGTGCACCAGTCGCTGTATCAGCGCTTCGTGGACGCGGTGGAGCCGCTCGTGCGCGCGTATGTAATGGGCGACCCCGAGTCCGACAAGACGACGCTGGGCCCGATTGCGCAGCCGTGGCACCCGGCGGAGTTGGAGACCTTCGTCGAGGACGCCACGCGCCGGGGCGCGAAGCTGATTTGCGGCGGCCGCACCACGCAGGTGAACGGCAGGGGCCGCTTCTTCGAGCCCACGCTGCTCAAGGACGTGAGCGCCGAAGCAAAGGTGATGCGCGAGGAGTCCTTCGGGCCGCTGCTGCCCATCTCCCCGGTCAGCTCGGATGAAGAGGCGCTGGCGCGGATGAACGCCTCCAGCCTGGGGCTCACCGCGAGCGTGTGGACGTCAGACAGGGACCGGGCGGACCGGCTGGCGCGGCAGTTGGAGGCGGGCACCGTCTACATGAACCGCTGCGACTCGCTGGACCCGGCGCTGCCGTGGAGCGGCGTGAAGAGCTCCGGGCGCGGCGTCACGCTGAGCGCGCTCGGGTTCGACTCGCTGACGCGCCCGAAGGCCCTGCACTACCGGCTGCGGTTCTAG
- a CDS encoding radical SAM protein, whose amino-acid sequence MQPLPDWRPHALDGALLWFHRRTGTNLRIDGPHTRHLRRRAPRLVLFGITNACNLTCSFCSRDREARSEWTVDSAFEVLAGLARAGTLEVAFGGGEPLAFRGFDTLVRRLASETPLAVHVTTNGTLLDDERLARLAPSLGEVRVSLYDDNDWEACVRRLARAGQTFGVNILATPERVPLLPAQLRTLHGLGCRDVALLRYVGNDSKLRLGAEDEARLTDVLADSPLRTRLSVCFGDALVEVPRLFGGDCGAGLDFVTLTSDRRLKACSFQGPGLPVQSADDVLAAWMGRQEVLSKPSPLQGCARAGTARAEALSDGVRVWRGFSGNNSGDCVLVGRFDTPEEASTYVEELLPDWTHGGPYSERWKELLAAEGIQTHEQEYSPEMIAAVGRVVMLHTDMTLGDDFPSLRTLLWRRKGRAIHSEYHSHDEFRLAAGFRVKEGASLDALKQALEREALEGFVRHADQLYGLTPNRGRGFDAATKKLKALAQEQDARLSVEMVRVPRELHLERDLAFRHPSAGRLRLWVRFSYPETAARYAKDLGGEVTVAGPHVLLEAGHFGPRLGFLAHRQGGTALVLTSKRVIVAGSFSKTDFDPPDVVPHLRPYLKPDDRLETDSHAATLHVEVNTVEPGRVLKALVELEAMLGVRQAWIRVLPDNPLAEALHRMREDLEADTRQR is encoded by the coding sequence ATGCAGCCACTCCCTGACTGGCGTCCCCATGCTCTCGATGGTGCCCTCCTCTGGTTCCACCGGAGGACGGGCACGAACCTCCGCATCGACGGGCCCCACACCCGGCATCTGCGGCGCAGGGCTCCACGGCTGGTCCTGTTCGGCATCACCAATGCCTGCAACCTCACCTGCTCCTTCTGCTCACGAGACAGGGAGGCCCGGAGCGAGTGGACGGTGGACTCGGCCTTCGAGGTGCTCGCGGGCCTGGCTCGCGCCGGTACGCTGGAGGTGGCCTTCGGTGGCGGAGAGCCGCTCGCCTTCCGGGGCTTCGACACGCTGGTGCGCAGGCTCGCGAGCGAGACGCCGCTCGCCGTGCATGTCACCACCAACGGCACGCTCCTCGACGACGAGCGCCTCGCGCGGCTGGCTCCGTCCCTCGGCGAGGTCCGCGTCTCGCTTTACGACGACAATGATTGGGAGGCGTGCGTCCGGCGGCTGGCCCGCGCGGGGCAGACCTTCGGCGTGAACATCCTCGCGACGCCGGAGCGCGTGCCATTGCTGCCCGCGCAACTGCGGACACTGCACGGGCTCGGCTGTCGTGATGTCGCCTTGCTTCGCTACGTGGGGAATGACTCGAAGCTCCGGCTGGGCGCGGAGGACGAGGCGCGGCTCACGGACGTGCTCGCCGACAGTCCCCTCCGCACGCGGCTGTCGGTCTGCTTCGGCGATGCGCTGGTGGAGGTGCCCCGGCTCTTTGGTGGCGACTGTGGCGCGGGGCTGGACTTCGTCACGCTGACCTCCGACCGGCGGCTGAAGGCGTGCTCCTTCCAGGGCCCGGGCCTCCCCGTTCAGTCAGCGGATGATGTGCTCGCGGCGTGGATGGGACGGCAGGAGGTGCTGTCCAAGCCTTCGCCCCTCCAGGGCTGCGCGCGGGCGGGCACGGCTCGGGCGGAAGCGCTCTCCGACGGCGTCCGCGTCTGGCGCGGGTTCTCCGGCAACAACAGCGGTGACTGCGTGCTGGTGGGGCGCTTCGACACGCCCGAGGAGGCGAGCACGTATGTCGAGGAGCTCCTCCCCGACTGGACGCATGGAGGCCCCTACTCCGAGCGATGGAAGGAATTGCTGGCGGCGGAGGGCATCCAGACGCACGAGCAGGAGTACTCACCCGAGATGATTGCCGCTGTGGGCCGCGTGGTGATGCTCCACACGGACATGACGCTGGGGGATGACTTTCCCTCGCTGCGGACGCTGCTGTGGAGGCGGAAGGGGCGCGCAATCCACTCGGAATACCATTCGCACGATGAGTTCCGGCTGGCGGCCGGGTTCCGCGTGAAGGAGGGCGCATCGCTCGACGCGCTGAAGCAGGCGCTGGAGCGTGAAGCGCTCGAAGGCTTCGTCCGTCATGCGGACCAGCTGTATGGGCTCACTCCCAACCGGGGCCGCGGTTTTGATGCCGCCACGAAGAAACTGAAGGCCCTCGCCCAGGAACAGGACGCTCGGCTCTCCGTGGAGATGGTGCGGGTACCCAGGGAGCTTCATCTGGAGAGGGACCTCGCGTTCCGGCATCCCTCGGCGGGGCGGCTGCGCCTGTGGGTCCGCTTCTCCTACCCGGAGACCGCGGCCCGCTACGCGAAGGACCTGGGCGGCGAGGTCACCGTCGCCGGTCCGCATGTCCTGCTCGAGGCGGGCCACTTCGGGCCACGGCTGGGCTTCCTCGCCCACCGGCAGGGAGGCACCGCGCTGGTGCTCACCAGCAAGCGCGTCATCGTGGCGGGCAGCTTCTCGAAGACGGACTTCGACCCTCCCGATGTCGTCCCGCACCTGCGTCCGTACCTGAAGCCGGATGACCGGCTCGAAACGGACAGTCACGCGGCAACGCTCCACGTCGAGGTCAACACCGTGGAGCCGGGGCGCGTGCTGAAGGCGCTCGTCGAGTTGGAGGCGATGCTGGGCGTAAGGCAAGCCTGGATTCGCGTGCTGCCAGACAACCCGCTCGCGGAGGCGCTGCACCGCATGCGCGAGGACCTGGAAGCGGACACCCGGCAGCGGTAG
- a CDS encoding NAD(P)-binding protein: MPAARTRIAILGGGPSALAAAFHLTSTSALRQRYEVTVYQMGWRLGGKGRSGRGPDGRIEEHGLHILFGFYENFFSMIRACYAELDRPASHPMATWRHAFEPHTFGLVEEWFQGRWHHWPVEFPSNDAVPGNGSAFNSGGDYVSFVLHSLLEFLLGWRTERRVGDVLHSHRHDWRTSSDSPETTSGRPDARLFHALRLLRAALKLAGRASASLHSRAPVLLRLMRQVRRLVIQSLHRRSQDSIRSYRVWAYVDFWSTVFIGMMADRLYEPGALNAIDEYDLRDWLRKHGAHEDTLQSAFVRTIYGAAFSYAQGDPERPLAAAGSALRALFRMGFTYKGAAYYKMRSGMGDVVFTPLYQVLQRRGVRFEFFHKVESLHLTPEKDAIASVHFTRQATLRHPESGYDPLVDVGGLECWPSEPRWEQLEDAEQLKGFDLESYYTPWKGVGTVTLKAGEDFDQVLLATPIACIPFLCGELLEHSPRWRNMVRHVKSVQTLSLQVWMDRTLAELGWDMPSPLLSLYVEPMNTWAEMSQTLHSEPWPEAYRPRAVHYFTGPQSGPDLPPPATDHDYPAREKQRAREEALTFLRHHFTPLVPGAADPRVPPRIDWNRLVDPRNGEGEERLEAQYYRSNCDPADRCTVAFPGATKFRMKAGDTGYANLVIAGDWIDNGLYVACMEGAVQGGILAARALSGMRFRIIGEELGWDAPRELPANVTPLGSVPRRDAPPGRPHREVG; this comes from the coding sequence ATGCCCGCAGCACGTACCCGCATCGCCATTCTCGGGGGAGGTCCGTCCGCGCTCGCGGCGGCGTTCCACCTCACGTCCACGTCGGCCTTGCGTCAGCGCTACGAAGTCACCGTGTATCAAATGGGTTGGCGGCTGGGAGGCAAGGGCCGCAGCGGGCGGGGACCGGACGGCCGCATCGAGGAGCACGGCCTCCACATCCTCTTCGGCTTCTACGAGAACTTCTTCTCGATGATTCGCGCCTGCTACGCGGAGCTGGACCGGCCCGCGAGCCACCCCATGGCGACGTGGCGCCACGCCTTCGAGCCCCACACCTTCGGCCTGGTGGAAGAGTGGTTCCAGGGCCGCTGGCATCACTGGCCGGTGGAGTTCCCCTCCAACGACGCGGTGCCCGGCAATGGCTCCGCCTTCAACAGCGGCGGGGACTACGTGTCGTTCGTGCTCCACTCGCTGCTGGAGTTCCTGCTCGGCTGGCGCACGGAGCGGCGCGTGGGGGACGTGCTCCATTCGCACCGCCATGACTGGCGCACGAGCAGCGACTCACCGGAGACCACGTCCGGTCGCCCGGACGCGCGGCTCTTCCACGCGCTCCGGCTGCTGCGTGCCGCGCTGAAGCTCGCGGGCCGGGCCTCGGCCTCGCTACATTCCCGAGCCCCGGTGTTGCTGCGGTTGATGCGGCAGGTGCGCCGGCTCGTCATCCAGTCGCTGCACCGCCGCTCGCAGGACTCCATTCGCTCGTACCGTGTCTGGGCCTACGTGGACTTCTGGTCCACGGTGTTCATCGGGATGATGGCGGACCGCCTCTACGAGCCCGGCGCGCTGAACGCCATCGACGAGTACGACTTGCGCGACTGGCTGCGGAAGCACGGCGCGCATGAGGACACGCTCCAGTCCGCCTTCGTGCGCACCATCTACGGCGCGGCGTTCTCCTATGCGCAGGGCGACCCGGAGCGGCCCCTCGCGGCGGCCGGTTCCGCGCTGCGTGCGCTGTTCCGCATGGGCTTCACGTACAAGGGAGCGGCCTACTACAAGATGCGCTCGGGCATGGGCGACGTCGTCTTCACGCCGCTCTATCAAGTGCTCCAGCGGCGCGGCGTGCGCTTCGAGTTCTTCCACAAGGTGGAATCGCTGCACCTGACGCCGGAGAAGGACGCCATTGCCTCGGTCCACTTCACCCGTCAGGCCACGCTGCGCCATCCGGAGTCCGGCTACGACCCGCTGGTGGACGTGGGCGGCCTGGAGTGCTGGCCCTCGGAGCCCCGCTGGGAGCAACTCGAAGACGCGGAGCAACTGAAGGGCTTCGACCTGGAGTCGTACTACACGCCCTGGAAGGGCGTGGGCACGGTGACGCTGAAGGCGGGTGAGGACTTCGACCAGGTGCTGCTGGCCACGCCCATCGCCTGCATTCCGTTCCTCTGCGGAGAGTTGCTGGAGCACAGCCCTCGCTGGCGGAACATGGTGCGGCACGTGAAGTCGGTGCAGACGTTGTCGCTCCAGGTGTGGATGGACCGGACGCTCGCGGAGCTCGGCTGGGACATGCCGTCGCCGCTGCTCAGCCTCTACGTGGAGCCGATGAACACGTGGGCGGAGATGAGCCAGACGCTGCACTCGGAGCCGTGGCCCGAGGCGTACCGGCCCCGCGCGGTGCACTACTTCACCGGCCCTCAATCCGGTCCGGACCTGCCTCCGCCCGCGACTGACCACGACTACCCGGCCCGCGAGAAGCAGCGCGCTCGTGAGGAAGCGCTGACCTTCCTGCGCCACCACTTCACGCCGCTGGTCCCCGGCGCTGCAGACCCGCGCGTGCCGCCTCGCATCGACTGGAACCGGCTGGTGGACCCTCGAAATGGCGAGGGCGAGGAGCGACTGGAGGCGCAGTACTACCGCTCCAACTGCGACCCCGCGGACCGCTGCACGGTGGCCTTCCCCGGCGCGACGAAGTTCCGCATGAAGGCGGGCGACACGGGCTACGCCAATCTCGTCATCGCGGGCGACTGGATTGACAACGGCCTCTACGTGGCCTGCATGGAGGGCGCGGTGCAGGGTGGCATCCTCGCCGCGCGGGCCCTCTCCGGGATGCGCTTCCGCATCATCGGCGAGGAGCTGGGCTGGGACGCTCCGCGCGAGCTGCCGGCCAACGTCACTCCGTTGGGCTCGGTCCCCCGCAGGGACGCTCCGCCCGGGCGCCCTCACCGCGAGGTGGGCTGA
- a CDS encoding FAD-dependent oxidoreductase, producing MSSPSRTTRRTRVAVLGAGPAGLATAHALSRTPELRARFEVTVYQSGWRAGGKLTSGRKGSEQTVSLNGTHFLFGCYDETLTLLREAYDDLLARGDSRCGTFEEALLPRDILVCMQQFQGRWTHWRLALPRNGLRPGTPGSPVLPEQYFWMVLGWIRDALGKQGAVGGSPRVLPEGWGSELLQRGLRLLGSDARSSLRARGFARVLRLMRGGAGRLLMGRAETDLGVRRLWVLLDLAWTCAIGLLEDGVLGPEGFDVCDDEDLRAWLARHGASELARSSPLITTWYDAVAAYEDGDVSRPNLSAAVSLKALFRALFAYRGAFSWQLRAETGESVIAPIFEMLRNRGVRFRFFHRVHELIPEEGHIARILMERQAELKSGDPDSYEPFIEVHGRRAWPDRPLSVQLATPGVEGNDLESFYTGWRGTRHELRHGEDFDHVVFALPVGVVPFHCRRLMEEQASWRRMVEHVQAVETQSLRLNFVPDLAGLGWPGPVPIVSSFVRDFSTWEDAGSLAAVECWPEGHVPGAVATVFGPLRAPRVPPGPEDVDYPKRQERMARAAAQRFVREDAGALWPGVASPEDPRAVDWTKLVDLGQREGAARFEAMEVRANCGPVERYTLARAGGLKHRLRANGSGYANLFLAGDWVRNGLDIGCVEGAVMAGRQAADALMRDEG from the coding sequence ATGTCTTCGCCTTCTCGCACCACCCGCCGCACCCGCGTGGCCGTCCTCGGCGCGGGGCCCGCGGGGCTCGCCACCGCCCATGCGCTGAGCCGCACTCCCGAGTTGCGCGCCCGCTTCGAAGTCACCGTGTACCAGTCAGGCTGGCGCGCGGGCGGCAAGCTCACCTCGGGGCGCAAGGGGTCCGAACAGACCGTCTCCCTCAACGGCACCCACTTCCTCTTCGGCTGCTACGACGAGACGCTCACGCTGCTACGCGAGGCGTACGACGACCTGCTCGCGCGAGGGGACTCGCGCTGCGGCACCTTCGAGGAGGCACTGCTGCCTCGCGACATCCTGGTGTGCATGCAGCAGTTCCAGGGCCGGTGGACGCACTGGCGGCTGGCGCTTCCACGCAATGGTCTGCGCCCGGGGACTCCGGGGTCGCCGGTGCTGCCGGAGCAATACTTCTGGATGGTGCTCGGGTGGATTCGCGATGCGCTCGGGAAGCAGGGCGCGGTGGGTGGCTCGCCCCGGGTGCTGCCGGAGGGCTGGGGCTCGGAGTTGCTGCAGCGTGGGCTGCGGCTGCTGGGCTCGGACGCGCGGAGCTCGCTGCGGGCACGGGGCTTCGCTCGCGTGCTGCGGCTGATGCGGGGGGGCGCGGGGCGGTTGCTGATGGGACGCGCGGAGACGGACCTGGGGGTGCGGCGGCTTTGGGTTCTGCTCGACCTGGCGTGGACGTGTGCCATCGGCCTGCTGGAGGACGGCGTGTTGGGGCCGGAGGGCTTCGACGTCTGTGACGATGAGGACCTGCGCGCGTGGCTGGCACGGCATGGGGCTTCCGAGCTGGCACGAAGCTCTCCGCTCATCACCACGTGGTACGACGCCGTCGCGGCCTACGAGGACGGAGATGTCTCACGGCCCAACCTGTCCGCGGCGGTCAGCCTGAAGGCGCTCTTCCGCGCGCTCTTCGCCTATCGGGGCGCGTTCTCCTGGCAGCTCCGCGCGGAGACGGGTGAGTCCGTCATCGCGCCCATCTTCGAGATGCTCCGAAACCGGGGCGTGCGCTTCCGCTTCTTCCACCGCGTCCACGAGCTGATTCCGGAGGAGGGACACATCGCCCGCATCCTCATGGAGCGACAGGCGGAGCTGAAGAGTGGTGACCCCGACTCCTACGAGCCCTTCATCGAAGTGCACGGCCGCCGCGCATGGCCGGACCGGCCACTGTCCGTGCAGCTCGCGACGCCGGGCGTGGAGGGGAATGATTTGGAGTCCTTCTACACAGGCTGGCGCGGAACGAGGCACGAGTTGCGGCACGGGGAGGACTTCGACCACGTGGTGTTCGCGTTGCCAGTGGGCGTGGTGCCCTTCCACTGCCGGAGGCTGATGGAGGAGCAGGCCTCTTGGCGCCGCATGGTGGAGCATGTGCAGGCGGTGGAGACGCAGTCGCTGCGGCTCAACTTCGTCCCGGACCTGGCGGGCCTGGGATGGCCGGGGCCCGTGCCTATCGTGTCGAGCTTCGTTCGCGACTTCAGCACGTGGGAGGACGCGGGCTCGCTGGCGGCCGTGGAGTGCTGGCCCGAGGGACATGTGCCCGGAGCGGTGGCCACGGTGTTCGGTCCGCTGCGCGCGCCCAGGGTGCCGCCGGGGCCGGAGGACGTGGACTATCCGAAGAGGCAGGAGCGGATGGCGCGAGCGGCCGCGCAGCGCTTCGTGCGCGAGGACGCGGGAGCGCTGTGGCCCGGAGTGGCGTCACCCGAGGACCCTCGCGCCGTGGACTGGACGAAGCTGGTGGACCTGGGACAACGCGAGGGAGCAGCGCGCTTCGAGGCCATGGAGGTGCGCGCCAACTGCGGCCCGGTGGAGCGGTACACCCTGGCTCGCGCGGGCGGACTGAAGCACCGTTTGCGCGCGAATGGCTCGGGCTACGCCAACCTGTTCCTCGCCGGAGACTGGGTGCGCAATGGATTGGACATTGGCTGCGTCGAAGGTGCCGTCATGGCGGGACGGCAGGCCGCTGATGCGCTGATGCGCGACGAGGGCTGA
- a CDS encoding NAD-dependent protein deacetylase translates to MTSSLDALPAPEATEGVDTLIQLLRGRRTVVLTGAGCSTESGIPDYRGPGTRARARNPIQHREYLTRPEVRARYWARSLLGWPRFSSAKPNAAHHALAAMERDGHVPGLITQNVDRLHHAAGSSRVIELHGALARVRCLDCGAQEERRDLQERLLALNPDFEHHVLELRPDGDADLSSEVLGAFRVPVCLRCGGTLKPDVVFFGDNVPAPTVEEAFSLVEEGDALLVVGSSLAIFSGYRFLVRASERRMPIAIVNIGECRGVEMADVRVEARAGDVLPRLAEALG, encoded by the coding sequence ATGACCTCTTCGCTCGATGCCCTGCCTGCCCCCGAAGCAACCGAAGGCGTGGACACCCTCATCCAGCTCCTGCGAGGCCGCCGAACGGTGGTGCTCACCGGCGCCGGGTGCAGCACCGAGTCGGGCATCCCGGACTACCGGGGGCCCGGGACGCGGGCCCGCGCGCGCAACCCGATTCAGCACCGCGAGTACCTCACCCGGCCCGAGGTCCGAGCACGCTACTGGGCGCGCAGCCTGCTCGGCTGGCCTCGCTTCTCGTCGGCGAAGCCCAATGCCGCGCACCACGCGCTGGCGGCCATGGAGCGCGACGGGCACGTGCCGGGGCTGATTACGCAGAACGTGGACCGGCTGCACCATGCGGCGGGCAGCTCGCGCGTCATCGAGTTGCATGGGGCGCTGGCGCGTGTGCGCTGTCTGGACTGTGGTGCGCAGGAGGAGCGCAGGGACTTGCAGGAGCGGTTACTGGCGCTCAACCCGGACTTCGAGCACCACGTGCTGGAGCTGCGGCCGGACGGTGACGCGGACCTGTCCTCGGAGGTACTCGGGGCCTTCCGCGTGCCGGTGTGCCTGCGATGCGGCGGGACGCTGAAGCCGGACGTGGTGTTCTTCGGGGACAACGTGCCGGCGCCCACGGTGGAAGAGGCCTTCTCGTTGGTGGAGGAGGGTGACGCGCTGCTGGTGGTGGGCTCGTCGCTGGCCATCTTCTCCGGCTACCGCTTCCTGGTGCGCGCGTCGGAGCGGCGCATGCCCATCGCCATCGTCAACATCGGCGAGTGCCGGGGCGTGGAAATGGCCGACGTGCGCGTGGAGGCGCGGGCCGGAGACGTGCTGCCCCGGTTGGCGGAGGCGCTGGGGTAG
- a CDS encoding M48 family metallopeptidase: protein MYAIIVAVLLAQAGAGAEAPDNLSYSAELQPIFDRAFETAQGPRPEDALLDVKKLLEEAPENPRTYQVAGLLFLQKQQPQEAARALNRALMMGPKGELRAELLALLGIAYVDLERFSDAEDTLNEALELSPDQSTARYQAAVLAGKRKDFARMRDHAVRVIAAEPNSGAGHSLLAAAALGEGDLDRAQAEVKRARELGLDDVMVRAVEAGLANQRPSGLPWEVPLGMVLFLGLSLLGTWAAGRALSSVQLDKLRAGRVHLMRAEQTASERRVDRLYSAVLWYASLLFYAAVPMLVVLLLMMTGGLFYGLIKLHVPSVKLMAIVGVIGVGGLISIFRGLFAGTSEPEDGRTLEPSEAPELFRALAEVAEVAGVRKVDRVLLSPGVAIGVREAGGRFQVLLGRGERLLYLGLAAVRGLTVSELKAVLAHEYGHFSHGETRLTPIIGRIQTQVVRTIEGMQQLGWASLNPVYWFLRAYFFVYLQVTAGHGRRRELLADRVSALAYGGDTFGRALTKAIESGDTFQRGLTVAAGLREAGRPTRDLYRTVDATARGTPAPLRALTREELLSRPVDAYDSHPPPSERVQRVEGIAGKHPVEDAPALSLFADPEKLAEELGGEVLTRLDDALTGQGIAAREPVAATGAELDRLAEAIALHQSALSLAERDHPDALVLLQDSLSRLEAAAGAGDAFLGPPLVSLARLQLYRQEPEAARATLQRAIGLFQALPGHEDDVAELQRMLGEVPERQAA from the coding sequence ATGTACGCCATCATCGTCGCCGTTCTCCTCGCCCAGGCCGGAGCGGGCGCGGAAGCACCTGACAACCTGTCCTACAGCGCCGAGCTCCAGCCCATCTTCGACCGCGCCTTCGAGACGGCCCAGGGACCGCGTCCCGAGGACGCCCTGCTCGACGTGAAGAAGCTGCTCGAGGAGGCGCCGGAGAACCCGCGGACGTACCAGGTGGCGGGGCTCCTTTTCCTTCAGAAGCAACAGCCCCAGGAGGCGGCGCGAGCGCTGAACCGCGCGCTGATGATGGGTCCCAAGGGCGAGCTGCGCGCGGAGCTGCTGGCCCTCCTCGGCATCGCGTACGTGGACCTCGAGCGCTTCAGCGATGCCGAGGACACGCTGAACGAGGCGCTCGAGCTCAGCCCGGACCAGTCGACGGCGCGCTACCAGGCCGCCGTACTCGCCGGGAAGCGCAAGGACTTCGCGCGCATGCGGGACCACGCGGTGCGCGTCATCGCGGCGGAGCCGAACTCCGGCGCCGGGCACTCGCTGCTCGCCGCCGCGGCGCTCGGCGAGGGTGACCTGGACCGCGCGCAAGCGGAGGTGAAACGCGCACGCGAGCTCGGCCTGGATGACGTGATGGTCCGGGCCGTCGAAGCGGGCCTCGCGAACCAGCGTCCGAGCGGGCTCCCGTGGGAGGTGCCACTGGGGATGGTGCTGTTCCTCGGCCTGTCGCTGCTGGGCACGTGGGCCGCCGGACGCGCGCTGTCGTCGGTGCAGCTCGACAAGCTCCGCGCGGGGCGCGTCCACCTGATGCGCGCCGAGCAGACCGCGTCCGAGCGGCGCGTGGACCGGCTCTACAGCGCGGTGCTCTGGTACGCGTCGCTGCTCTTCTACGCGGCCGTGCCCATGCTGGTCGTGCTGCTGCTGATGATGACGGGCGGGCTCTTCTACGGGCTCATCAAGCTCCACGTCCCTTCGGTGAAGCTGATGGCCATCGTCGGCGTCATCGGCGTCGGTGGCCTCATCTCCATCTTCCGCGGCCTCTTCGCCGGCACCTCCGAGCCCGAGGACGGCCGGACGCTGGAGCCGTCCGAGGCCCCCGAGCTCTTCCGCGCGCTGGCCGAGGTGGCCGAGGTCGCCGGAGTCCGCAAGGTGGACCGGGTGCTGCTGTCCCCCGGCGTCGCCATCGGCGTGCGCGAGGCGGGTGGCCGGTTCCAGGTGCTACTGGGACGCGGCGAGCGCCTCCTCTACCTGGGCCTCGCCGCCGTACGCGGCCTCACCGTGTCCGAGTTGAAGGCCGTGCTCGCCCACGAGTACGGGCACTTCTCCCACGGCGAGACGCGCCTGACGCCCATCATCGGCCGCATCCAGACGCAGGTGGTGCGCACCATCGAGGGCATGCAGCAGCTCGGCTGGGCCTCCCTCAACCCCGTGTACTGGTTCCTGCGCGCGTACTTCTTCGTCTACCTGCAAGTCACCGCCGGCCACGGCCGCCGCCGCGAGTTGCTGGCCGACCGCGTCTCCGCGCTGGCCTACGGCGGCGACACCTTCGGCCGGGCCCTGACGAAGGCCATCGAGTCCGGCGACACCTTCCAGCGCGGCCTGACGGTGGCGGCGGGTCTGCGCGAGGCGGGCCGTCCCACGAGGGACCTCTACCGCACCGTCGACGCGACGGCGCGCGGCACCCCGGCCCCGCTGCGGGCCCTCACCCGCGAGGAGCTGCTCTCCCGGCCGGTGGACGCCTACGACTCGCACCCGCCCCCGTCCGAGCGCGTGCAGCGCGTGGAGGGCATTGCCGGCAAGCACCCCGTGGAGGACGCGCCCGCGCTGTCGCTGTTCGCAGACCCGGAGAAGCTGGCGGAGGAGCTGGGCGGCGAGGTGCTCACCCGGCTCGACGACGCCCTCACCGGGCAGGGCATCGCCGCGCGCGAGCCGGTAGCCGCGACGGGCGCGGAGCTGGACCGGCTGGCGGAGGCCATCGCCCTGCACCAGTCCGCGCTCTCGCTGGCGGAGCGCGACCATCCGGACGCGCTCGTCCTGCTCCAGGATTCACTCTCCCGGCTGGAGGCCGCGGCCGGCGCGGGGGATGCCTTCCTCGGGCCGCCCCTCGTGTCGCTGGCCCGGCTGCAGCTGTACCGCCAGGAGCCGGAGGCGGCCCGCGCCACGCTCCAGCGGGCCATCGGCCTCTTCCAGGCCCTGCCCGGCCACGAGGACGACGTGGCCGAGCTCCAGCGGATGCTCGGCGAGGTTCCGGAGCGACAGGCCGCGTGA